Proteins from a genomic interval of Hornefia porci:
- a CDS encoding DUF4230 domain-containing protein, which translates to MSSQKKSGSFLKKLVWAVVIVIVVAVAVTGFRYLKASEDIKDATISAKLENASDLTTQKLIYSGVLESSSGRIPIINKDKFLIEYKATVNAGFDLSKVDVSHDDSTVTVVIPHAEIQTINIEPEDIEFHDTNFSVLSADKNATVKAIGEAKDDVRKYAGKSGLTDAADKNGAQLVKGLLRDSVGDREIKVEYK; encoded by the coding sequence ATGTCAAGTCAGAAAAAGTCCGGGAGCTTTCTGAAAAAGCTCGTATGGGCAGTTGTTATCGTGATTGTTGTTGCAGTGGCCGTTACAGGGTTCAGATATTTAAAGGCATCTGAAGACATAAAGGACGCGACGATTTCTGCGAAACTTGAGAACGCGTCTGATCTAACGACGCAGAAACTGATTTATTCGGGTGTGCTCGAATCATCGTCGGGGCGTATTCCGATCATCAACAAAGATAAGTTCCTTATTGAATACAAGGCCACTGTGAATGCGGGGTTTGATCTTTCAAAAGTGGATGTGTCGCATGATGATTCAACTGTGACAGTAGTCATCCCTCACGCTGAAATACAGACGATTAATATTGAGCCTGAGGACATTGAGTTTCATGACACCAATTTCTCTGTTCTCAGCGCAGACAAAAATGCTACGGTCAAAGCGATCGGGGAAGCGAAAGACGATGTGAGGAAATATGCCGGGAAATCGGGATTGACCGATGCGGCAGATAAAAACGGCGCCCAGCTTGTCAAAGGCCTTTTGCGTGATTCCGTAGGCGATCGGGAAATCAAAGTTGAGTATAAATAG
- a CDS encoding transposase: protein MKYDKEFKLQALELADEIGVKAAAEQLGIKYYTLADWRRQRKAHGEESFVGSGNKMIPLSEKDRRIKELEAELRETRRANDILKEALGFSHKAGRSESPETL from the coding sequence ATGAAATACGATAAGGAATTCAAACTGCAGGCTCTTGAACTGGCCGATGAAATCGGCGTCAAGGCAGCTGCGGAGCAACTCGGCATCAAGTATTACACACTTGCCGACTGGCGTCGCCAGCGCAAAGCTCACGGCGAAGAATCTTTCGTTGGCAGTGGTAACAAAATGATACCGCTCAGCGAAAAGGATCGTCGCATTAAGGAACTCGAAGCGGAGCTTCGGGAAACCAGGCGAGCTAACGATATACTCAAGGAGGCCCTCGGTTTTTCGCACAAAGCCGGAAGAAGTGAGAGCCCGGAAACGCTTTGA
- a CDS encoding aspartate/glutamate racemase family protein, giving the protein MKTIGLIGGMSWESTVTYYQLINEALKVKLGGLHSAKILLYSVDFAQIEQYQASSEWDKSAEVLTDAAKRLELAGADFIVICSNTMHKIAPQLQQAFHIPILHIADVTADALLAQGIRKVALLGTKYTMTQDFYKARLIARGMEVIDPNKQEIEAVNRVIYEELCLGVISEASRRKYSEIIKRLKKDEGAEAVILGCTEIGLLIKPKDSALPVFDTTRIHAEAAATMALDVK; this is encoded by the coding sequence ATGAAAACGATTGGATTGATTGGCGGTATGAGTTGGGAAAGCACCGTCACCTATTATCAACTGATCAACGAAGCCCTCAAAGTAAAGCTGGGTGGATTGCACTCAGCAAAGATTCTTCTCTACAGCGTAGATTTTGCGCAAATCGAACAGTATCAGGCATCCAGTGAGTGGGATAAAAGTGCGGAGGTGCTGACTGATGCGGCAAAGCGACTGGAGTTGGCAGGGGCGGATTTCATCGTGATCTGCTCCAACACCATGCACAAGATCGCACCGCAGTTGCAGCAGGCTTTCCATATCCCCATTCTCCACATTGCAGATGTCACGGCTGACGCTCTGCTGGCGCAGGGTATTCGTAAGGTTGCCCTGCTGGGGACTAAGTACACCATGACGCAGGACTTTTATAAAGCACGGCTCATAGCACGCGGTATGGAAGTCATTGACCCCAATAAACAGGAAATCGAAGCTGTAAACCGTGTGATCTATGAAGAATTGTGCCTCGGCGTAATTTCTGAAGCATCCCGTCGAAAGTACAGCGAGATCATCAAGCGGCTGAAAAAGGATGAAGGGGCGGAAGCGGTGATTCTTGGCTGTACGGAGATTGGACTGCTGATAAAGCCGAAGGATTCTGCGCTTCCCGTATTTGACACAACACGCATCCATGCGGAGGCGGCTGCGACTATGGCGCTTGATGTGAAATAA
- a CDS encoding lactate utilization protein, producing the protein MKNFKIKDAQYNVSEIRKTHYRQLGQNAVTRLKKKGFQAAYFDDLMSAKRHLLSLIADGSTVGVGDSHTIYAMDIDDDLSAKKCRAIPNIAALNLHGYHSDSYGYIKADTREEARQLLAEYLTSNVFILGANAITMQGEIINVDGVGNRVAGMCYGADRIIVVAGVNKIVPDEESGRKRVHFHAAPMDNIKYGDECASTATGICPGCNRDERICNITTIVHRKPIESDFHVVLIGEELGF; encoded by the coding sequence ATGAAGAATTTCAAAATAAAAGATGCTCAGTATAATGTATCGGAAATCCGAAAGACCCATTATCGTCAGCTTGGTCAGAATGCGGTCACCCGACTGAAAAAGAAAGGCTTCCAGGCAGCGTACTTCGATGATCTCATGTCTGCCAAAAGGCATCTTCTCTCTCTGATTGCAGACGGTTCGACAGTCGGAGTAGGCGATTCGCACACAATATATGCAATGGATATTGATGATGATCTGTCCGCAAAAAAATGCCGTGCGATCCCCAATATCGCCGCACTCAACCTGCACGGCTACCACAGTGATTCTTACGGATACATCAAAGCTGACACCCGAGAGGAGGCTCGGCAGCTGCTCGCCGAGTACCTTACCAGCAATGTATTCATACTTGGTGCCAACGCAATCACCATGCAGGGAGAGATCATCAACGTGGATGGCGTGGGAAACCGCGTCGCAGGCATGTGCTACGGCGCAGATCGGATCATAGTCGTTGCCGGCGTCAACAAAATCGTCCCCGATGAAGAATCTGGACGCAAGCGGGTTCATTTTCACGCTGCTCCAATGGACAATATAAAATACGGAGATGAATGCGCCTCCACAGCTACGGGAATCTGTCCCGGGTGCAATAGAGATGAACGCATTTGTAACATAACAACCATTGTACACAGGAAACCTATCGAGTCCGATTTTCATGTGGTCCTTATCGGTGAAGAACTCGGATTTTAG
- a CDS encoding methyltransferase family protein produces the protein MLGDQIFLLSVLCMKDSWRAGIPDKDKTELVTSGIYRFSRNPEFLGFDMMYFGVLLMYCNLLTGFFTAFAVVTLHLQILQEEKYLAGVFGKEYREYRKRVFRYLGRKRS, from the coding sequence ATGTTGGGTGATCAGATTTTTCTGCTCTCCGTCCTTTGCATGAAGGATAGCTGGCGAGCAGGCATACCCGACAAGGATAAAACGGAGCTGGTCACAAGCGGTATTTACCGATTCAGCCGCAATCCGGAATTTCTCGGTTTTGATATGATGTATTTCGGCGTTTTGCTGATGTACTGCAATCTGCTGACAGGGTTCTTTACGGCATTTGCCGTGGTGACGCTGCATTTGCAGATCTTGCAGGAGGAAAAGTACCTTGCCGGTGTATTCGGTAAGGAATATCGGGAATACCGGAAGCGGGTGTTTCGGTATCTCGGAAGAAAGCGTTCATGA
- a CDS encoding IS3 family transposase gives MRARKRFEFIREYSSRWPVSVMCDVLNVSETGYYRFKRNLGKPGKDAVLSAVMQEILDENIYNDNYGVDRMQIALGNRGYKAGKRRTARIMKENGWLHERKRRPKGLTGATTEIQGKENLIKQDFRSDQPYQKLLTDISQIACRDGKLYISPIMDCFNGEILSLVMRSNMCKELCIDTFNAAAKRFPLNGAILHSDRGSRYTSEAFREELNNAGALQSLSGVNHCFDNARMESFFATLKKELLYRIPTYKMKMEEVKTIIFRYVFIYYNRIRIYTSNPDGLPPAAYRRRLEQSLAEAA, from the coding sequence GTGAGAGCCCGGAAACGCTTTGAGTTCATTCGTGAATACAGCAGCAGATGGCCTGTAAGCGTTATGTGCGATGTCCTGAACGTGAGCGAGACCGGTTATTACAGATTCAAAAGGAATCTCGGTAAGCCCGGCAAGGACGCTGTTCTTTCGGCAGTTATGCAGGAAATACTCGATGAGAATATATACAACGATAACTATGGTGTGGATCGAATGCAGATAGCACTTGGAAATCGCGGTTACAAGGCTGGTAAGCGCAGGACAGCCAGAATCATGAAGGAAAATGGTTGGCTCCATGAACGTAAGCGCCGTCCGAAAGGCTTAACTGGGGCAACTACTGAAATACAGGGGAAGGAAAACCTGATCAAACAGGATTTCAGGTCAGATCAGCCGTATCAGAAGTTGCTTACCGATATATCTCAGATAGCATGCCGTGACGGCAAACTATACATATCTCCAATAATGGATTGCTTCAACGGAGAAATACTTTCTCTGGTAATGCGAAGCAATATGTGCAAGGAACTGTGCATTGATACATTCAATGCAGCAGCCAAAAGGTTTCCTTTGAACGGAGCCATACTCCATTCAGATCGCGGAAGCCGGTATACAAGTGAAGCATTCCGTGAAGAACTCAATAATGCCGGTGCTCTGCAGAGCCTCAGCGGCGTGAACCATTGCTTTGATAACGCCAGGATGGAAAGCTTCTTCGCTACTCTCAAGAAGGAACTCCTCTACAGGATTCCAACATACAAGATGAAGATGGAAGAAGTTAAAACAATCATCTTCAGGTATGTCTTTATCTACTACAACCGGATAAGGATATACACTTCAAATCCGGATGGTCTTCCGCCGGCAGCTTACAGGAGACGTCTGGAACAATCGTTAGCAGAAGCTGCATAA
- the ltrA gene encoding group II intron reverse transcriptase/maturase, whose product MSTENKKESCLQRDSAERKEYAGARRSFRRIWKERDSAEPELLEAILDRRNMNKAYKRVKANRGAPGVDGMTIEEALPYLREHKDELIGRILRGKYTPSPVRRVEIPKPNGGIRKLGIPTVIDRIIQQAISQKLMPIYEPKFSDGSYGYRPGRSAKDAINRVKEYAEKGYRYAVSLDLSKYFDTLNHERLLNLLRKDIDDERVIQIIKRYLKSGVMVNGVVMETEEGSPQGGNLSPLLANIYLDEFDKEFEKRGVPCVRYADDIVLLSRSERAAKRLLETSTSYLEGKLKLAVNKEKSKVTSVFAIRNFKYLGFALGRNGSGIYVRVHAKSWRKMKAKLKDLSSRRWVQSVIPALHRIKVYMRGWLNYYGIAAMKNSIGKLNGWLYHRIRMCIWKMWKRPRSKMKYLMRLGIPKYYAYMTANSRRGYWFTSATSTVNRALSKEILVHIGFYDLSEAYQRMHINY is encoded by the coding sequence TTGAGCACAGAAAACAAGAAAGAAAGCTGCCTGCAAAGGGATAGCGCGGAACGTAAAGAGTATGCAGGAGCGCGCCGTTCATTCCGCCGGATATGGAAGGAAAGGGACAGTGCAGAGCCGGAACTTCTTGAGGCGATACTGGACAGAAGAAATATGAATAAAGCCTACAAGAGAGTGAAGGCAAACAGGGGAGCGCCGGGTGTCGATGGAATGACCATCGAGGAGGCACTGCCTTACTTGCGGGAGCATAAAGATGAACTCATTGGAAGGATATTACGTGGGAAATATACCCCGTCTCCGGTGAGGAGAGTCGAGATCCCGAAACCAAACGGTGGAATACGAAAGCTTGGTATTCCAACTGTCATTGACCGTATCATCCAACAGGCCATCAGTCAGAAACTCATGCCCATCTACGAGCCGAAGTTTTCGGACGGAAGCTATGGCTACCGGCCGGGACGAAGCGCAAAGGATGCGATAAACAGAGTGAAGGAATATGCGGAGAAAGGATACCGCTATGCGGTTAGTCTTGATCTCAGCAAATACTTTGATACGCTGAATCATGAGCGGCTTCTGAATCTGCTGAGAAAGGATATCGATGATGAGAGAGTCATTCAGATCATCAAAAGGTACCTGAAGAGCGGAGTGATGGTGAACGGTGTGGTTATGGAAACAGAGGAAGGTTCGCCCCAGGGCGGAAACCTTTCTCCGCTTCTGGCCAACATTTATCTGGATGAGTTTGACAAAGAGTTCGAGAAGCGCGGGGTACCATGTGTACGCTACGCAGATGACATTGTATTGCTGTCGAGAAGCGAAAGAGCCGCAAAGCGGCTGCTGGAAACGAGCACTTCATATCTGGAAGGGAAGCTGAAGCTGGCCGTGAACAAAGAGAAGAGCAAAGTTACCAGTGTTTTCGCTATCCGAAATTTTAAGTACCTCGGCTTCGCACTGGGAAGGAACGGAAGCGGAATATACGTTCGCGTTCATGCGAAGTCGTGGAGAAAGATGAAGGCTAAACTGAAAGATCTCTCTTCCCGGAGATGGGTTCAGAGCGTCATTCCGGCATTGCACAGAATCAAGGTGTACATGCGCGGATGGCTAAATTATTACGGCATAGCCGCAATGAAGAACAGCATCGGAAAACTCAATGGATGGCTGTACCACCGAATCCGGATGTGCATCTGGAAGATGTGGAAACGGCCGCGGTCAAAGATGAAGTATCTGATGAGACTGGGAATCCCGAAATACTATGCCTATATGACGGCAAACAGCCGCAGAGGGTATTGGTTTACATCGGCGACCAGCACAGTCAACAGAGCTTTGTCGAAAGAAATACTGGTACACATCGGATTTTATGATCTATCCGAAGCATACCAGCGAATGCACATCAACTATTGA
- a CDS encoding APC family permease: protein MKKKGMTGKDFFSLAFGSMIGIGWVVSAPLWITNAGTAGAISAMIITALIVIPIGFVYSELCTSIKVVGGEFAYVFKLMGRLPSFITGWFLILGYLTMYPWVALSVSSMIAYLFPQIETIKLYTILGNTLYLPELIIGLVMIWGLTWLNMKGVESSKLFQNCATTLLLISFVIFFIGCFAAGKPENLHPMFSSNGKISGIMLAISSMIFFMNGFDTIPKAADEADSQINPRNLAKALVGTILLGSAIYILVIICSSLVMVTGDEVNLGALPLVAAYENATGSKLLVVIMIIGTIMGVITTFNGFDLAGSKLIGSFAASGFMQHSLGDLSTKKTHSNSLLFIAIISTIGVFMGKGLLAPLITLGGLAFLVAWLFMALSCLVFRRKQPDATRPFRVPGGKPIIAFAIFVCSILIIMMIIPGTLISMGAMCDILLLVWIIAGAAVYLHYKKQSIELRNR, encoded by the coding sequence ATGAAAAAGAAGGGCATGACGGGAAAAGATTTCTTTTCTCTAGCCTTCGGCAGTATGATCGGCATCGGCTGGGTAGTATCAGCTCCGCTGTGGATCACGAACGCCGGTACAGCCGGCGCGATCAGTGCTATGATAATTACGGCTTTAATTGTCATACCAATCGGTTTTGTCTACTCGGAATTGTGCACCAGCATCAAGGTTGTCGGCGGCGAATTCGCGTATGTGTTTAAACTGATGGGGAGATTGCCGTCGTTTATCACAGGGTGGTTTCTGATCCTCGGTTATCTGACTATGTACCCCTGGGTCGCCCTGTCCGTTTCCTCCATGATCGCTTATCTGTTTCCGCAGATTGAGACAATCAAATTATATACGATCCTTGGAAATACACTGTACCTTCCGGAGCTCATTATAGGACTGGTGATGATCTGGGGGCTGACGTGGCTGAACATGAAGGGCGTGGAGTCCTCTAAACTCTTCCAGAACTGCGCAACAACACTGCTGCTGATTTCCTTTGTGATCTTTTTCATCGGTTGTTTTGCCGCAGGAAAACCTGAAAATCTGCATCCGATGTTCTCGTCCAACGGGAAGATTTCCGGAATTATGCTCGCAATCTCCTCCATGATTTTCTTCATGAACGGATTCGATACAATTCCAAAAGCTGCTGATGAAGCGGACAGCCAAATCAACCCGCGCAATCTCGCCAAAGCTTTGGTTGGAACCATACTGCTCGGGAGCGCGATTTATATATTGGTGATAATATGTTCCAGCCTTGTGATGGTTACCGGTGATGAGGTTAATCTAGGGGCTCTCCCCCTTGTTGCAGCCTACGAAAACGCCACCGGCTCAAAGCTTTTAGTAGTCATCATGATCATCGGAACAATAATGGGAGTGATTACAACCTTCAACGGCTTCGATCTGGCCGGATCGAAACTGATCGGAAGCTTTGCTGCATCAGGCTTCATGCAGCATTCACTCGGCGATTTATCCACCAAGAAAACACATAGCAATTCCCTTTTGTTCATCGCCATTATATCGACCATCGGCGTTTTCATGGGCAAAGGTTTGCTTGCTCCACTGATCACCCTCGGCGGACTTGCGTTTCTAGTCGCATGGCTGTTTATGGCACTCTCCTGTCTGGTCTTCCGCAGAAAACAGCCTGATGCTACACGTCCGTTCCGCGTCCCAGGCGGAAAACCGATCATTGCGTTCGCGATATTCGTATGTTCAATTCTGATCATTATGATGATCATCCCGGGAACCCTGATATCAATGGGCGCAATGTGTGACATTCTTTTACTCGTCTGGATAATTGCCGGCGCTGCTGTATATCTGCACTACAAAAAACAGTCGATAGAACTCCGAAACCGATAG
- a CDS encoding arginase family protein, translated as MDKLKFGMIGLNYDTEAGRGWPGARYAPDSIRKMLSGIMNRMEENKLFDVCNNYLVDYDKIDLKDFGNTDNIVHYDNLQAQKDMAAEIKKVMDEGYKPLILGGDHSITNAGFMAMHEKADGKIGIIDFDAHLDLKVESPVQGRYSGSSEIRRATEMDKYDPKNIVEIGPRGYNYPEHYHFIKNSGMTIITPKEVYANGAAATAEKIKEIVTDGTDYVYMTVDIDALDMAYALGSGGQEPAGLNHFQLSDMIRRLAPVVDAIDFVEVNPMTDHRELTSHVAANLILDYISGAYYAAFIEQGRS; from the coding sequence ATGGATAAACTGAAATTTGGAATGATCGGACTGAACTACGACACTGAAGCCGGAAGAGGCTGGCCCGGTGCACGCTACGCTCCGGACAGCATACGCAAAATGCTGTCCGGCATCATGAACAGGATGGAGGAAAACAAACTGTTTGATGTCTGCAATAACTACTTGGTGGACTATGACAAGATTGATCTGAAGGACTTCGGAAATACTGATAACATTGTACATTATGATAACTTGCAGGCGCAGAAAGACATGGCTGCTGAAATAAAAAAAGTCATGGACGAAGGATATAAACCGCTAATCCTCGGAGGCGATCATTCTATCACTAACGCCGGATTCATGGCGATGCACGAAAAAGCAGACGGCAAAATCGGAATTATTGATTTTGACGCCCATCTGGATCTGAAAGTGGAATCGCCCGTTCAGGGACGTTATTCCGGGAGCAGCGAGATCCGCAGAGCTACCGAAATGGATAAATATGATCCGAAAAATATCGTTGAAATCGGTCCCAGAGGTTATAATTATCCCGAACATTATCATTTCATCAAAAACAGCGGTATGACAATTATCACACCGAAGGAGGTCTATGCCAACGGAGCTGCAGCCACCGCAGAGAAAATCAAAGAAATTGTAACCGACGGTACTGACTATGTATATATGACGGTCGATATTGACGCATTGGATATGGCATATGCCTTAGGCTCCGGCGGCCAGGAACCGGCAGGTTTGAATCACTTTCAACTGTCTGACATGATCCGCCGTCTCGCGCCTGTCGTAGACGCAATTGACTTTGTGGAAGTCAATCCGATGACAGATCACCGTGAATTGACAAGTCATGTCGCGGCAAATCTGATTCTGGATTATATCTCCGGCGCCTACTATGCGGCCTTCATCGAACAGGGAAGGAGTTAA
- a CDS encoding CatA-like O-acetyltransferase, protein MKPTVIDPKTTSRAEAYELWMNAPNPMVTFFKTLDVTPLFRLSRRRNLKFNMLLCWCIGKAASGVKEFYTLPVGRELLQYESIAVNTIVKNKTGEVSSCDVPFNTSLAQFNTDYLRLTHLNGTTPVSFSCTPPRALFSRKQGRFLTFTSQNPKSDNSLSGGIFQVQIKAISFCLARQLCNFFCSNNRLFREQQL, encoded by the coding sequence ATGAAGCCGACCGTCATTGACCCAAAAACAACATCCCGCGCCGAAGCATATGAGCTTTGGATGAATGCGCCGAATCCGATGGTGACCTTCTTCAAAACGTTGGATGTGACGCCGCTTTTTCGGCTCAGCCGCAGGCGTAATCTTAAATTCAATATGCTCCTTTGCTGGTGCATCGGCAAGGCGGCAAGCGGTGTCAAAGAGTTTTATACGCTCCCCGTAGGACGCGAACTACTGCAATATGAAAGCATTGCGGTAAATACCATCGTGAAGAACAAAACCGGAGAAGTCAGCTCATGTGATGTGCCGTTCAACACCAGCCTTGCGCAATTTAATACGGACTACCTGCGTCTAACGCATTTAAATGGTACTACTCCAGTTTCCTTCTCCTGTACGCCGCCCAGAGCATTGTTCTCACGCAAACAGGGGCGATTCTTAACTTTTACATCCCAAAATCCGAAATCGGATAACTCTTTAAGCGGAGGAATATTCCAAGTTCAAATCAAGGCAATATCCTTTTGCCTTGCCAGACAATTGTGCAATTTTTTTTGTTCAAACAATAGACTATTTCGTGAACAGCAATTATAA
- a CDS encoding TetR/AcrR family transcriptional regulator → MAGDTKERIMETALELFAEKGYLGTSMNDIAKQLGFTKAALYKHYTSKQEILNRIVERMNEMDYERAKQFEMPEGNLAEIVAAYQKTPIEKVRAYSKAQFLHWTEEEFSSRFRKMLTLEQYRDSEMAHLYQKYLATGPVDYMATIFRGLTDSEENARHLALEFYGPMFLLYSVSDSGADQEQVLSLLDAHIARFIHQMESIHRKEART, encoded by the coding sequence ATGGCTGGAGATACGAAAGAGCGAATCATGGAAACGGCCTTGGAGCTGTTTGCGGAAAAGGGCTACCTTGGAACATCCATGAACGATATTGCAAAGCAGCTTGGTTTTACAAAGGCTGCTCTGTACAAGCACTACACCAGTAAACAGGAGATTTTGAATCGAATCGTGGAACGGATGAATGAAATGGACTATGAACGGGCAAAGCAGTTTGAAATGCCGGAGGGCAACCTTGCCGAGATCGTGGCAGCTTATCAGAAAACGCCGATTGAAAAGGTTCGTGCGTACAGCAAAGCCCAGTTCCTGCATTGGACGGAGGAAGAATTTTCTTCCCGCTTCCGCAAAATGCTGACGCTGGAGCAGTACCGGGATTCGGAGATGGCACATCTTTATCAGAAATATCTTGCTACCGGCCCTGTGGACTATATGGCAACGATTTTCCGTGGCTTGACGGATTCCGAGGAAAATGCCCGACACCTTGCGCTGGAATTTTACGGGCCAATGTTCCTGCTGTACAGCGTTTCCGACAGCGGAGCCGATCAGGAACAGGTCTTATCTTTGCTGGATGCCCACATTGCCCGCTTCATTCATCAGATGGAATCCATACACAGGAAGGAAGCGAGAACATGA
- a CDS encoding cysteine-rich KTR domain-containing protein, with translation MSDGGKEEKQWVLCPVCGAKTRLQLLRETELKAFPLFCPKCKCESIIDAKNFIIETKKPDAKTQC, from the coding sequence ATGAGTGATGGTGGCAAAGAGGAAAAGCAATGGGTACTGTGTCCCGTGTGCGGAGCAAAAACACGGCTGCAACTGCTTCGGGAAACGGAGCTGAAAGCATTTCCGCTGTTTTGCCCCAAATGTAAATGCGAAAGCATTATTGACGCAAAGAACTTTATCATTGAAACCAAAAAGCCAGACGCTAAGACGCAGTGCTGA
- the cas2e gene encoding type I-E CRISPR-associated endoribonuclease Cas2e has protein sequence MPFTVITLKKVPNSLRGDLTRWMQEIATGVYVGNFNSRVREALWQRITDTVGDGEATMSFAFRNEIGYSFQTINAERRVVDYDGIPLVLLPSKESETQGKDKTAGFSNASKIHRARRVVRPEAEHQQTELVFLDIETTGLDVEKDKIIEIGAIKLMGEEEEVFHELIKIKEKIPNTIEKLTGITSSELSSDGVELERCIAEFREFIGKSELIGYNIRFDITFLNKALSNASLPPIHNKTSDLMREAKKRNMFQTNYKLDTTLKEYGIDKVVRHRALEDAKLINQLYNAMNEKN, from the coding sequence ATGCCTTTTACAGTAATTACTTTGAAAAAAGTCCCGAATTCACTCCGTGGTGATTTGACGAGATGGATGCAGGAAATCGCCACTGGAGTCTATGTGGGCAATTTTAATTCAAGAGTCAGAGAGGCTCTATGGCAAAGGATTACAGACACTGTTGGAGACGGAGAGGCAACTATGAGTTTTGCCTTCCGAAACGAAATTGGCTATTCATTCCAGACGATCAACGCGGAAAGACGGGTAGTTGATTATGATGGAATTCCGCTGGTCCTGTTACCGTCTAAAGAGAGTGAGACGCAAGGAAAAGATAAAACTGCCGGATTCAGCAATGCAAGTAAGATACATAGAGCAAGACGTGTTGTCAGACCGGAAGCAGAGCATCAGCAAACAGAGCTTGTTTTTCTGGATATTGAAACTACGGGACTTGACGTTGAAAAAGATAAGATAATTGAAATCGGGGCAATTAAGTTAATGGGAGAAGAGGAGGAGGTGTTTCACGAACTTATCAAGATAAAAGAAAAAATTCCAAACACAATTGAAAAACTAACAGGTATAACTAGCTCTGAACTTTCTTCAGATGGTGTGGAACTCGAGCGATGCATTGCAGAATTCAGAGAGTTTATCGGGAAGTCAGAACTGATCGGTTATAACATAAGATTCGATATCACATTTCTTAACAAGGCTCTTTCAAATGCTTCTCTTCCGCCAATACATAATAAGACTTCTGATCTGATGCGTGAAGCAAAAAAACGCAACATGTTCCAGACAAATTACAAACTGGACACCACACTGAAGGAATATGGGATAGATAAGGTGGTACGACACAGGGCACTGGAAGATGCGAAATTGATAAATCAGTTATACAATGCGATGAACGAAAAGAATTAG